The DNA segment GGCCTGATCATCTCCCCAGTCAATCAACGTTGGCAGAAGATTCACAATCTCAGAAGGATTGGGCAACAAACCACCGCGCCCAGGGATTGTAAATTTGTTACCACCCTCAGCAGGGCACCCCACCACAATCTGATTGGACGTATCTAAAACATCATCAGGTAGCTGTATCAAGCCTTTACTAGGATCATCTCCTAATGTAGTTACGATCGTCTGTCCTTGAACCTGAAGGGAAGCACGAGTTGTAATGTCACTAATTGCACTGGAGTCAGTACGAGGTGTAAACCCAAACACGCCTCGGCTAGCAATTTGAATCGTGCCTCCTGTGCCTCCCACTGTAGTGGCAATAATGTCACTATTTTCGCTAGGAAATCCGATAATGTAGCCGCCGCTAAAGCGAAGGTTGCTGCCACTACCCGCAGTGGGACTGGTAGCAGAAATCAGGCCGGCATCCCGAAGAAATAGTAAATCTTGCAGTTGAATGGCAATATTGCCACCTTGGCCACTAGCAGTTTCAGTCACAATGGCAGCCCGATTTTGGAGAGTAATGCCGTTTCCTTGTAGACTGATGTTGCCACCGCTGCCACTGCCATTACTGATAGCTGCGATCGTGCCCTCATTCCTCAACAGCACCACATCGGGGTGAATTGTAATGTTGCCAGCATTACCGGTAGCTGTAGGGGTTGTCGTGGCAAAAATACCCGTGTTGGGGTCTGCGATTGTTAGGCGACTACGACTTGCAATCTCAATGTCTCCTGAATTACCAGCACCAGAAGCCGTGACACGCAACTGTCCACCTTGAGTTAGAGTCAATACGTTGGTAGTAATCTGAAGGTTACCGCCATTACCCGCTGAAGCTGTGGTGCTGCTCACTACAGCATTACTTGCCAATTCTACTGTGGGTGCAGTTAGCCGAATTGTGCCTCCAGTGCCCCTTGAATTATTGCCGGCAGTTACGCTGGTGATGAAAGTTTGTGGCAAGTCAGATTCACTGCCTGCCAAACGAATTGGCTCACTAGTAGATATGTCTATCGCTCCCCCTTGCCCATTAGTAGTAATGTTTGTAGCTAGTTGACTACCCTGGTTGAGTTGTAGCGAGCGTCCTCGCACAATCACATTTCCACCCTGACTCTCGGCAGTGCCACTGCCATTACCTAGCTCTGTGCTAGTCAGGACTTGACCACCAGTTAATACAATGTCGCCATCTGTTGTGATTGCAAGCTGGCCACCTTGCCGACTACCGCGATTGACCGAACGAATAGCAGCGTTATTCACGGTAAGTGCATTGGTTTGCAGCCTCACATTACTGCCGGTGCCAAATTCTGACTCCACTAAACTTTGTATGGCACTACCCCCAGCCAGAGCGATCGTGCCTACTCGAATTTGCACCTCCCCTCCCGTAGCATTACCACTGACGCGAGAAAGCACCTGAGCGCCACCATCTAGGCTGAGAGATGGGGTGACAAGCTGCACAGGTAAACTATTGCCAGTGGCACCAATGCCCACGATGGCTCGAATTTGAGCTTGACTCGTTAGGGTTGTGCTATTAGTCACAGCAAGGGATAGGGTGCCGGTATTGCCGCTGCCAGCTGTCAAGGTTTGCAGCGCACCACCTTCTGCTAGTTGCAGTCTCTGGGCCTGGGCTGTGAGGGTGCCACCGTTGCCTTGGCCTATCGTTTCAGCACTCACGAGCGATCGACTAACCGTTAGGTTTGGGGTCGTGAACTGGATGTTGCCACCTTGCCCTGTGGCAGTAGAAGTACTGACCTGACTACGAATCTGGCTATTGTTGGCAATGTTGATGCGATCGCTGCCGCTTAGGGTAATAGTACCTGCATGACCACTACCTGCAGTGGACGTGACAATTTGAGATGCATCCATTGCAATCACTGGGGCTGCAATCTTGACCAAGCCACTAGCTCCATCGGAGGATGTAGCAGAGGCGATCGTGCCTCCTG comes from the Cyanobacteriota bacterium genome and includes:
- a CDS encoding S-layer family protein, encoding MTAQRVSLLNGGQLRFADSRANNPTAIVVNASDQLVISGANSGIFSTARPSIRQDPVAMQVTARTVSLLNGGQLRIADLGINNPTAIAVTATDQLLISGANSGIFSDTQSDTRQGGAVTLASNAIQISDSAMVETSTTGAAAGGNISLSAPTVNITAGGKLQTSAWGIGQAGDITLGMAANPTGRITISDPTTVVQSTTTANGNGGNITLMGDLITVANNASVGISTTGAGNAGNITLAAQNQVTLQSGGTIASATSSDGASGLVKIAAPVIAMDASQIVTSTAGSGHAGTITLSGSDRINIANNSQIRSQVSTSTATGQGGNIQFTTPNLTVSRSLVSAETIGQGNGGTLTAQAQRLQLAEGGALQTLTAGSGNTGTLSLAVTNSTTLTSQAQIRAIVGIGATGNSLPVQLVTPSLSLDGGAQVLSRVSGNATGGEVQIRVGTIALAGGSAIQSLVESEFGTGSNVRLQTNALTVNNAAIRSVNRGSRQGGQLAITTDGDIVLTGGQVLTSTELGNGSGTAESQGGNVIVRGRSLQLNQGSQLATNITTNGQGGAIDISTSEPIRLAGSESDLPQTFITSVTAGNNSRGTGGTIRLTAPTVELASNAVVSSTTASAGNGGNLQITTNVLTLTQGGQLRVTASGAGNSGDIEIASRSRLTIADPNTGIFATTTPTATGNAGNITIHPDVVLLRNEGTIAAISNGSGSGGNISLQGNGITLQNRAAIVTETASGQGGNIAIQLQDLLFLRDAGLISATSPTAGSGSNLRFSGGYIIGFPSENSDIIATTVGGTGGTIQIASRGVFGFTPRTDSSAISDITTRASLQVQGQTIVTTLGDDPSKGLIQLPDDVLDTSNQIVVGCPAEGGNKFTIPGRGGLLPNPSEIVNLLPTLIDWGDDQANTTVQEGQDPEVSSSHPSPALFSTPEVSVDSRRSPQSSSPPELSPAHQWVRLPDGKVILVGYGSLQSWPLSSSCSSPTRSGP